The following are encoded together in the Glycine max cultivar Williams 82 chromosome 8, Glycine_max_v4.0, whole genome shotgun sequence genome:
- the LOC100806202 gene encoding sulfite exporter TauE/SafE family protein 2, protein MRILLSLTCLVLTFISFNPCNAEQAQTISNSLSIDHVLQKIYEWGNGAQGLQEAHIQISGPIVVAGVLCFIASSISSAGGIGGGGLFIPILTIVASLDLKTASSLSAFMVTGGSIANVMCNLRATNPKLGGKSLIDYDIALLSEPCMLLGVSVGVICNLVFPEWLITMLFAVFLTWSTSKTCNSGVVFWKIESEERRKNDGFEGLEKGLLEDESSEEREEGVQVEKEKEKVKSIEEQVMVPEENIRVRIPWLKLVVLLLVWFSFFSLYLLRGNKYGQSIIPMEPCGVGYWIISSAQVPLALFFTAWIVYRKESHQDQNLMQEDSCLSSNGPSNKLIFPMMALLAGILGGVFGIGGGMLISPLLLHVGIAPEVTAATCSFMVFFSSTMSALQYLLLGMDHIETALILALICFVASLIGLLVVQKAIQSYGRPSLIVFSVSIVMTLSIVLMTSFGAIRTWKDYTSGRYMGFKLPC, encoded by the exons ATGAGGATTCTTCTCAGCCTCACATGTTTGGTTCTCACCTTCATCTCCTTCAATCCTTGTAATGCAGAACAAGCACAAACTATTTCAAATTCCCTCAGCATTGACCATGTCCTCCAGAAAATATATGAATGGGGAAATGGTGCACAAGGGTTGCAAGAGGCACATATTCAAATTTCTGGCCCTATAGTGGTGGCAGGAGTGTTATGTTTCATAGCTTCTTCAATATCTAGTGCTGGTGGAATTGGTGGTGGTGGACTTTTCATACCAATATTAACCATTGTGGCTAGCCTAGACCTCAAAACAGCTTCAAGTTTGTCAGCTTTCATGGTCACAGGAGGGTCAATTGCAAATGTCATGTGCAACCTTCGTGCCACAAATCCTAAACTTGGTGGCAAGTCATTGATTGACTATGACATAGCACTTTTATCAGAACCTTGTATGCTGCTAGGAGTGAGTGTTGGAGTCATATGCAACCTTGTGTTCCCAGAATGGTTGATTACCATGCTATTTGCTGTTTTTCTAACTTGGTCTACCTCAAAGACCTGCAACAGTGGAGTGGTGTTTTGGAAGATTGAGTCAGAGGAGAGAAGGAAAAATGATGGATTTGAAGGGCTAGAAAAAGGACTATTGGAAGATGAGAGTTCTGAAGAAAGGGAAGAGGGAGTTCAggtagagaaagaaaaagaaaaggtgaaAAGTATTGAAGAACAGGTTATGGTTCCTGAAGAAAATATAAGGGTGAGGATTCCTTGGTTGAAATTAGTGGTCTTACTCTTGGTCTGGTTCTCTTTCTTCTCCCTCTATCTTCTTCGTGGAAACAAATATGGACAG AGTATCATTCCAATGGAGCCATGTGGTGTGGGATACTGGATTATTTCATCAGCTCAAGTCCctcttgctttatttttcactgCTTGGATTGTATATAGAAAAGAAAGCCATCAAGACCAAAATCTCATGCAAGAG GACTCATGCCTATCCTCAAATGGACCATCAAACAAGCTTATTTTTCCAATGATGGCACTGCTAGCAGGGATATTGGGTGGTGTCTTTGGAATTGGTGGTGGAATGCTGATAAGTCCACTTCTTCTACATGTTGGAATAGCTCCCGAG GTCACAGCAGCAACATGTTCTTTCATGGTTTTCTTCTCATCCACCATGTCAGCCTTGCAATACCTATTGTTGGGCATGGATCACATAGAGACTGCCCTCATCTTGGCCCTAATATGTTTTGTTGCATCACTAATTGGGTTATTAGTGGTGCAGAAAGCAATTCAAAGCTATGGAAGACCATCTTTAATAGTATTTTCGGTTAGCATAGTGATGACTTTAAGTATTGTTCTAATGACTAGCTTCGGAGCCATTCGAACTTGGAAAGACTATACATCAGGGAGATACATGGGATTCAAACTACCCTGttga